One window from the genome of Bacillus rossius redtenbacheri isolate Brsri chromosome 17, Brsri_v3, whole genome shotgun sequence encodes:
- the LOC134540780 gene encoding beta-1,3-galactosyltransferase 5-like: MASFRFASPRSRPAVFGVLAVFSSVCCVLVLLSSHEDILEASVFPLSVDYYGAAVSLLYQRGFDVSPRTCQVGKRRVEVLVVVYSTCRDIAARNSVRRTWKAHSRPGDVSVVFLVGRSSNLSCTHGLRAESRTHGDLIVSRNFDSGAKLTLKSVAMVEWVSDHCPRVRRVVRTDHDVLLNVPRLLEVVRSTRGDRRTVYGHLLRGTRPVRTPGDECWVPRSEYPADRYPDHVLGRAYMFTGDLARLQFSAALKMRFFRMEEVFFTGFLAERLGARLAHVDGFFAALDDVGRVNASDDREWAFDPCDLRRRVAVQHGGQDAMYQLWRVFNDRSRNC, from the coding sequence ATGGCGTCTTTTCGGTTCGCTTCCCCGAGGTCGCGACCAGCGGTTTTCGGCGTTCTGGCGGTGTTCTCGTCGGTGTGTTGCGTCCTGGTGCTGCTGAGTTCTCACGAGGATATCCTGGAGGCGAGCGTGTTCCCGCTGTCGGTGGACTACTACGGCGCGGCGGTGTCTTTGCTGTACCAGCGGGGGTTCGACGTGAGCCCGCGGACCTGCCAGGTGGGAAAGAGGCGCGTTGAGGTGTTGGTGGTGGTGTACTCCACCTGCCGGGACATCGCGGCGCGGAACTCGGTCCGGCGCACCTGGAAGGCGCACAGCAGGCCCGGGGACGTGTCCGTGGTCTTCCTGGTGGGGCGGTCCTCCAACCTGAGCTGCACGCACGGGCTGCGGGCGGAGTCGCGCACCCACGGCGACCTGATCGTCTCGCGCAACTTCGACTCGGGGGCCAAGCTGACGCTCAAGTCGGTGGCCATGGTGGAGTGGGTGTCCGACCACTGTCCCCGGGTGCGGCGCGTTGTGAGGACTGACCACGACGTGCTGCTGAACGTGCCGAGGCTGCTGGAGGTCGTCAGGTCAACCCGCGGGGACAGGAGGACCGTGTACGGACACCTGCTCCGAGGGACCCGGCCCGTGAGGACCCCGGGCGACGAGTGCTGGGTTCCCCGGTCGGAGTACCCGGCCGACCGGTACCCGGACCACGTGCTGGGGCGCGCCTACATGTTCACGGGAGACCTCGCCCGACTACAGTTCTCGGCCGCCCTGAAGATGCGGTTCTTCCGGATGGAGGAGGTGTTCTTCACCGGGTTCCTGGCAGAGCGGCTGGGCGCGCGGCTGGCCCACGTGGACGGCTTCTTCGCGGCGCTGGACGACGTCGGGAGGGTCAACGCCTCGGACGACCGGGAGTGGGCCTTCGACCCGTGCGACCTGAGGCGCAGGGTCGCCGTCCAGCACGGCGGGCAGGACGCCATGTACCAGCTCTGGCGCGTTTTCAACGACCGGTCGCGCAACTGCTAG